The following is a genomic window from Sandaracinaceae bacterium.
ATCGAGCGCCAGCTCGTGCACCTCGAGCGGCTCGTGGACGACCTGCTCGACGTCTCGCGGGTGACGTCGGGCAAGATCGAGCTGCGCCTCGCCAGCTTCGATCTGTGCGAGGTCGCGCAGGCTGCCGTCGAGCTCAGCCGCACGCAGCTCGACGCGCGGGAACACGAGCTCCGCGTCACGCTGCCCGACACCCCGGTCATGATGCACGGCGACGCCATGCGGCTGACGCAGGTGATCTCGAACCTGCTCAACAACAGCGCTCGCTACACCGACCCCGGCGGGCACGTCGGCCTCACCGTCGAAGCGGACGAGGAGCGGGTCGAAGTCTTCGTGGAGGACGACGGCCAGGGCATCGAGACCTCCATGCTCGAGACCGTCTTCGAAGCGTTCGTGCAGCAGCGGGCCGGGCAGGGAGGGCTCGGGCTGGGGCTGCACCTGGCCAAGCAGCTCGTGGAGATGCACGGGGGCCGGATCGCCGTGCACAGCGAGGGGGTGGGGCAGGGGGCGACGTTTCGCCTCGAGCTCCCGCGCGCGGAGGTGAAGGGCAGCGTCCAGGCGGGCGCGCGAGGGCAGGACGCCTCTGACGAGCAAGAACCGGCGCACTCGCTCCGGGTGGCCCTGGTCGAAGATCAGGACGACGTGCGCGAGATGCTGGCCCTGCTGTTGAACCGTTGGGGACATGTCGTGGCGGAGGCGGAGGACGGCGAGCGCGGGGTCGCGCTGCTGACGAGTTGGCCGTGCGACGTCGCGCTACTGGACATCGGGCTGCCCGACATCGAGGGCTACGAGGTCGCGGTGAGGGTTCGCGCCGAGCTCGGCTCGCGCTGCCCGACGCTGATTGCGGTGACCGGCTGGGGCCAGGAGAGTGACCGCCGCCGTGCCTTGGAGGCTGGCTTCGACCAGCACCTGATCAAGCCCGTGAGCCCACGCGATCTGAGGCGCGTCTTGCTCGACATCGCGTCGGCGGGAGCGCCCGAGAGGTCTGGCGGCCGTCCCGCTCCCTGAGCCTCCTCTTCGCCTGGCGTATCGCTCCACCGGCGGCTCGCCCGCGCCATGGGGCTCATCGAAGAGCACGCGATGAGCCAGCGAAACGTCGCGCTCGGCCGTTCTCGGGTCTACGACGCCGCCTCCCCTCGTGAGGAGGTGCGCGGCGCCGGCTTCGAGGTGCTCCGCGCCGGTGGGCACACGCTCAAGCCCTTCACCGACACGGACGAGGTCGAAGCGCTGCTGGGGACGCGGTGCTGCGCGGGCTCGCCTCGCTCGGCGGGGAGCTGGCGGAGCTGACGGCGGAGATCTTCGTGGAGGCTCGGGTCTCCGACGCTCCGGTGTCGACGCCTTGACGGGCCACGCCCATTGGATGGCCAGAATCAAGCCCTCCGCCGATGGCTCGATGCGTGCACGGCACGCGCGTAGCCATGCTCGACGCACGACCTCATCACGCCGACGACGACGATCGCTGGGACGCCTTCGTCGAGCGCTGCCCCAAGGGGACGTTGCTGCACACGCGTCGGTTCCTCGGCTACCACGGGGCTCGCTTCGAGGACTGCTCGGTCTGGGTCGAGCGCGACGGCAAGC
Proteins encoded in this region:
- a CDS encoding response regulator, whose protein sequence is MSSILVVDDEPANLMAMEAMLGDMGHRLVKVGSGEAALKELLGGCFALVILDVHMPGLDGFETARLIRERSRTRHIPIIFATAYDQTDERVLRGYGLGAVDFLFKPLQAPVLRAKVQVFVELFERTEEVKRQAEALQTHEREAAERRFAEERARWERESLERQMAEQRAAAEVSAARAEELARAVAECDAAKRELKRTNARLAESDRRKDQFLATLAHELRNPLSPLSYAVGLLQDRDDPQLTEIWQRIERQLVHLERLVDDLLDVSRVTSGKIELRLASFDLCEVAQAAVELSRTQLDAREHELRVTLPDTPVMMHGDAMRLTQVISNLLNNSARYTDPGGHVGLTVEADEERVEVFVEDDGQGIETSMLETVFEAFVQQRAGQGGLGLGLHLAKQLVEMHGGRIAVHSEGVGQGATFRLELPRAEVKGSVQAGARGQDASDEQEPAHSLRVALVEDQDDVREMLALLLNRWGHVVAEAEDGERGVALLTSWPCDVALLDIGLPDIEGYEVAVRVRAELGSRCPTLIAVTGWGQESDRRRALEAGFDQHLIKPVSPRDLRRVLLDIASAGAPERSGGRPAP